Proteins co-encoded in one Mycobacterium mantenii genomic window:
- the mftR gene encoding mycofactocin system transcriptional regulator (MftR, the mycofactocin system transcriptional regulator, is an uncharacterized TetR family DNA-binding transcription factor. Its role is inferred by context. It occurs as part of the biosynthesis locus for mycofactocin, a partially characterized electron carrier derived from the terminal Val-Tyr dipeptide of the precursor peptide MftA, through a radical SAM enzyme-mediated process.): protein MMPQPRVGRRRSTTPHHITDVAIDMFTARGFAEVSVDDVAHAAGISRRTLFRYYASKNAIPWGDFDNHLAHLRDLLDKVESDVRLGDALRSALLAFNTFDESETARHRQRMRVILQTAELQAYSMTMYAGWREVIAGFVARRLDCKTADLLPQTVAWTMLGVALSAYEHWLSDESVPLPVALGNAFDVVRAGLDGLDR from the coding sequence ATGATGCCGCAGCCGCGGGTGGGCAGGCGCCGCTCGACCACCCCGCACCACATCACCGACGTCGCGATCGACATGTTCACGGCCCGCGGTTTCGCCGAGGTGAGCGTCGACGACGTCGCCCACGCCGCCGGCATCTCCCGCCGGACCCTCTTCCGGTATTACGCGTCCAAGAACGCCATTCCCTGGGGCGACTTCGACAATCACCTTGCCCACCTGCGCGATCTGCTCGACAAGGTCGAATCCGACGTGCGCCTGGGTGATGCGCTGCGCTCAGCACTGTTGGCGTTCAACACCTTTGACGAATCCGAGACGGCCCGGCACCGCCAGCGCATGCGGGTGATCCTGCAAACCGCTGAGCTGCAAGCGTATTCGATGACGATGTATGCCGGCTGGCGCGAGGTGATCGCCGGGTTCGTGGCCCGCCGCCTGGACTGTAAGACCGCCGATCTGCTGCCCCAGACCGTCGCCTGGACGATGCTCGGGGTGGCGCTGTCGGCCTACGAACACTGGCTCAGCGATGAGTCCGTCCCGCTGCCGGTTGCCCTGGGCAACGCCTTCGACGTTGTCCGCGCCGGGCTGGACGGACTGGACAGGTGA
- the mftF gene encoding mycofactocin biosynthesis glycosyltransferase MftF (Members of this protein family, MftF, are glycosyltransferases, members of PF00535 (glycosyl transferase family 2). The encoding gene is found as part of the mycofactocin cassette, in Mycobacterium tuberculosis, many other Actinobacteria, and occasional members of other lineages. Mycofactocin itself, a putative redox carrier, is a heavily modified derivative of the C-terminal Val-Tyr dipeptide of the mycofactocin precursor MftA (TIGR03969).) encodes MSAPAPRLPDGFAVQVDRRVRVLGDGSALLGGSPTRLLKLAPAAQGMLSDGRLKVRDDLSAQLARTLLDATVAHPRPAGGPSHHDVTVVIPVRDNLSGVRRLVSSLRGLRVVVVDDGSSPPIEPEDFVGTHCDIEVLRHHRSKGPAAARNTGLGACQTDFVAFLDSDVAPRRGWLEALLGHFCDPTVGLVAPRIVGLSHSENAVARYEALHSSLDLGEREAPVLPHSTVSYVPSAAIICRCSAIRNVGGFDETLQSGEDVDLCWRLIEAGARLRYEPIALVAHDHRTELRDWLARKAFYGGSAAPLSVRHPDKTAPVVISGWALMTWILMAFGSTLTRLASIVLAVLTGRRIARAMRSAETSMSDVAMIAGRGLWSAALQLASALCRHYWPLALVAATMSRHFRRVVVVAAVMDGVVDWLHRRDALSDDVEPIGLPAYLLLKRVDDLAYGLGLWWGVLRERNVRALKPQIRS; translated from the coding sequence ATGAGCGCGCCGGCACCCCGGCTGCCGGACGGGTTCGCCGTTCAGGTCGATCGCCGCGTGCGGGTGCTCGGCGATGGCTCGGCGCTGCTCGGCGGTTCGCCGACCCGGCTGCTTAAGTTGGCTCCCGCCGCGCAGGGCATGCTTTCGGATGGCCGGCTGAAGGTGCGTGACGACCTCAGCGCCCAACTCGCCCGCACCCTGCTGGACGCCACGGTGGCGCATCCCCGGCCGGCCGGCGGCCCGTCGCACCATGACGTCACGGTGGTAATCCCGGTGCGGGACAACCTTTCTGGGGTGCGTCGCCTGGTGAGCTCACTGCGCGGCCTGCGCGTCGTGGTGGTGGACGACGGCTCGTCACCGCCGATCGAGCCGGAAGACTTCGTCGGCACGCACTGCGACATCGAGGTGCTGCGCCACCACCGCAGCAAGGGCCCGGCGGCGGCCCGCAACACCGGGCTGGGGGCCTGCCAAACGGACTTCGTCGCCTTCCTGGACTCCGACGTCGCACCGCGCCGCGGCTGGCTCGAAGCCCTGCTCGGTCACTTCTGCGATCCCACGGTCGGCCTGGTCGCGCCCCGCATCGTCGGCCTGTCGCACAGCGAGAACGCGGTGGCGCGCTACGAGGCGCTGCACTCCTCGCTCGACCTCGGTGAGCGTGAAGCGCCGGTGCTGCCGCACAGCACAGTGTCCTACGTGCCCAGCGCGGCGATCATCTGCCGGTGCTCGGCGATCCGAAATGTCGGCGGGTTCGACGAGACCCTGCAGTCCGGCGAGGACGTCGACCTGTGCTGGAGGCTCATCGAGGCGGGCGCCCGGCTGCGCTACGAGCCGATCGCGCTGGTCGCCCACGACCATCGCACCGAATTGCGGGATTGGCTCGCGCGCAAGGCGTTCTACGGCGGCTCGGCGGCTCCGCTGTCGGTACGCCACCCGGACAAGACGGCGCCGGTGGTGATTTCCGGTTGGGCGCTGATGACGTGGATCCTGATGGCATTCGGGTCCACCCTTACCCGGCTGGCGTCCATCGTGCTGGCGGTACTGACCGGTCGCCGGATCGCGCGGGCGATGCGCAGCGCCGAGACGTCGATGTCCGATGTCGCGATGATCGCCGGCCGCGGGCTGTGGTCGGCGGCGCTGCAGCTGGCGTCGGCGCTGTGCCGGCACTATTGGCCGCTGGCGTTGGTGGCCGCGACCATGTCGCGCCATTTCAGGCGGGTGGTCGTGGTTGCGGCCGTGATGGACGGGGTGGTCGACTGGCTGCACCGCCGCGACGCCCTCAGCGACGACGTCGAACCGATCGGACTGCCCGCCTACCTGCTGCTCAAGCGCGTCGACGACCTGGCCTACGGGCTCGGGTTGTGGTGGGGCGTGCTGCGCGAGCGCAATGTGCGCGCCCTGAAGCCCCAGATCCGGAGTTAA
- the mftE gene encoding mycofactocin biosynthesis peptidyl-dipeptidase MftE: MNSSYHHRVSVLGELGTATSSQLSGVAPSVMVPLGSTEQHGPHLPLDTDTRIATAVAGDAQARLGHQWLVAPAIAYGASGEHQSFAGTISLGTEALTMLLVEYGRSAAGWARRLVFVNGHGGNVAACNSAVALLRTEGRDVGWCPCLTVGGDAHAGHTETSVLLYISPTVVRTDQRVAGNTAPLPELLGSMRRGGVAAVSPVGVLGDPTTATAAEGGRIFAEMVDDCVRRVTRWRPGPDGILT; encoded by the coding sequence GTGAATTCGTCCTACCATCACCGAGTGTCCGTACTCGGCGAATTGGGAACCGCGACGTCGAGCCAGCTATCAGGAGTGGCGCCGTCGGTGATGGTTCCCCTGGGATCGACCGAACAACACGGTCCCCACCTGCCGCTGGACACCGATACCCGGATCGCGACGGCGGTGGCCGGCGACGCTCAGGCCCGCCTCGGGCACCAGTGGCTGGTGGCGCCGGCCATCGCCTACGGCGCCAGCGGTGAGCACCAGAGCTTCGCCGGAACGATCTCGCTCGGCACCGAGGCACTGACGATGCTGCTGGTCGAGTACGGCAGGTCGGCGGCCGGCTGGGCCCGGCGCCTCGTCTTCGTCAACGGCCACGGCGGCAATGTCGCGGCGTGCAACAGCGCGGTGGCGCTGTTGCGCACCGAGGGCCGCGACGTCGGCTGGTGCCCCTGCCTGACCGTCGGCGGTGACGCCCACGCCGGCCATACCGAAACATCGGTGTTGCTGTATATCTCGCCGACCGTGGTCCGGACCGATCAGCGGGTGGCCGGCAACACCGCGCCCCTGCCCGAGTTGCTCGGGTCGATGCGCCGCGGGGGAGTCGCGGCGGTCAGCCCGGTCGGCGTGCTCGGCGACCCGACCACCGCCACCGCCGCCGAGGGCGGGCGGATCTTCGCCGAGATGGTCGACGACTGTGTCCGTCGCGTCACCCGGTGGCGGCCCGGGCCCGACGGGATTCTCACATGA
- the mftG gene encoding mycofactocin dehydrogenase MftG: MTTAVSHSDVLIVGAGSAGSVVAERLSADPGCTVTVLEAGPALDEPGLLAQTANGLQLPIGVGSPLVQRYQTRLTDEPARVHPLVRGATVGGSGAINGGYFCRGLPRDFDRLALPGWAWSDVLDSFRAIETDLDFDGPAHGGSGPIRVRRTHEMTGTTERFIAAAQRAGFDWIGDLNDVGPEPVSGMGAVPLNIVDGVRTGSGAGYLLPALSRPNLTLRARTCAARLRFAGTTAVGVDAIGPHGRTVMTADRIVLCAGAIQTAQLLMLSGIGAPEGLRAAGVPVVAPLPVGASFSDHPEWVLPTDWAVAPGRPVLEVVLSTADDLEIRPYTGGFVAMTGDGTAGHPDWPHIGVALMQPRARGRITLASADPDAAPRIEHRYDSEPGDIAALGRGAELARELAGTAIYVGAPVWSTSQHLCGTTPMGPDTDPCAVVDPRCRVLGVDNLWVIDGSILPAITSRGPHATIVMIGHRAAEFVQ; encoded by the coding sequence TTGACCACAGCCGTCTCGCACAGCGATGTGCTGATCGTCGGCGCCGGCAGTGCAGGATCGGTTGTTGCGGAACGTCTTTCCGCCGATCCGGGTTGCACGGTGACCGTCCTCGAGGCAGGACCGGCGCTCGACGAGCCGGGACTGCTGGCCCAGACCGCCAACGGGTTGCAGTTGCCGATAGGCGTCGGCAGTCCGCTGGTCCAGCGTTATCAGACCCGTCTCACCGACGAACCCGCCCGGGTGCACCCCCTGGTGCGCGGGGCGACGGTGGGCGGATCGGGCGCGATCAACGGCGGCTACTTCTGCCGAGGGCTGCCGCGCGACTTCGATCGCCTGGCGCTGCCGGGCTGGGCCTGGTCCGATGTCCTCGACAGTTTTCGCGCCATCGAGACCGACCTGGACTTCGATGGCCCGGCCCACGGCGGCAGCGGTCCCATCCGGGTGCGCCGCACGCACGAAATGACCGGAACCACCGAACGTTTCATCGCCGCCGCGCAGCGTGCGGGATTCGACTGGATCGGCGACCTCAACGACGTTGGGCCCGAGCCGGTTTCGGGGATGGGTGCCGTCCCGCTCAACATCGTCGACGGCGTGCGTACCGGATCGGGTGCGGGATATCTGCTGCCGGCCCTGAGCCGGCCGAACCTGACGTTGCGGGCGCGGACGTGCGCGGCGCGGTTGCGTTTCGCCGGCACCACCGCCGTGGGTGTCGACGCGATCGGCCCGCACGGCCGCACGGTGATGACCGCCGACCGAATCGTATTGTGCGCCGGCGCCATTCAAACGGCGCAGCTCCTCATGCTCTCCGGCATCGGCGCGCCGGAGGGGTTGCGGGCCGCCGGCGTACCCGTGGTGGCGCCGCTGCCGGTGGGGGCGTCGTTCTCCGATCACCCCGAGTGGGTGTTGCCCACCGACTGGGCGGTGGCCCCCGGCCGGCCGGTGCTCGAGGTGGTGCTCAGCACCGCCGACGATCTCGAGATCAGGCCCTACACGGGCGGATTCGTCGCCATGACCGGGGACGGCACCGCCGGGCACCCGGATTGGCCGCACATCGGGGTGGCGCTCATGCAGCCGCGGGCGCGCGGGCGGATCACGCTGGCATCGGCGGATCCCGACGCGGCGCCCAGGATCGAGCATCGTTACGACAGCGAGCCCGGCGACATCGCGGCGCTGGGCCGCGGAGCCGAATTGGCCCGCGAATTGGCCGGTACCGCAATCTATGTCGGCGCCCCCGTCTGGTCCACCTCGCAACATCTTTGCGGCACCACGCCGATGGGCCCCGACACCGACCCGTGCGCCGTCGTCGACCCGCGGTGTCGGGTGCTCGGCGTCGACAACCTGTGGGTGATCGACGGCTCGATCCTGCCCGCAATCACCAGCCGCGGGCCGCACGCCACGATCGTGATGATCGGGCACCGGGCCGCGGAGTTCGTTCAGTGA
- a CDS encoding MFS transporter yields MVETLVRPDQRTGETPIAGSFRVRNWTLAVACMGVALVVASMTALNTTLGDLAVATSATASQLNWIVDGYTVALACLLLPAGAIGDRYGRRGALLIGLLVFSIGSMAPALLHSPPQIIASRAMAGIGAAFVMPATLSLLTVAYPKDDRTKAVGIWAGTAGSGGVIGMIGSGLLLRFWDWHAIFWSLGIAGLVIFALACTVGSSRDTGAPQIDSLGAVLIGAAGAIAVAAILEAPGRGWNDSLVWGGLVVGAVIAAVFGVHQLRRASRGRQPLLDVRLFADPNFATGVAAIVVLFGATFGFFYIGMQYVQQIMGYSPLATAVAFGPFMLPLGIFSALSFWYVPRLGLRLVLFVGILLTAVGFGCMYGLDLHSTYFEFAWPTMILATGIGICTAPTTSAIMGAVPDEKQGVASAVNDTSREMGGALGIAVAGSILAGRYSHELAPKLAGFPGPIRGQATDSLAKAVEIAARLGPQGRQLADISKAAFLTALHASTITMAAIVAVAAVVIGVWAPGRDGRQLRPVRALLSRRHS; encoded by the coding sequence ATGGTCGAAACCCTCGTCCGGCCTGACCAGCGTACTGGCGAGACCCCCATCGCCGGTAGCTTCCGGGTACGAAATTGGACGCTGGCCGTCGCCTGCATGGGTGTCGCGCTGGTCGTCGCGTCGATGACGGCCCTGAACACCACGCTCGGAGACCTAGCGGTAGCTACCTCGGCGACCGCGTCGCAGCTGAACTGGATCGTCGACGGCTACACCGTGGCGCTGGCGTGTCTGCTGTTGCCGGCCGGAGCGATCGGTGACCGCTATGGCAGACGCGGTGCGCTACTGATCGGGTTGCTCGTGTTCTCGATCGGTTCGATGGCACCGGCGCTGCTGCACAGCCCTCCCCAGATCATCGCGAGCCGGGCGATGGCCGGGATCGGCGCCGCATTCGTCATGCCCGCCACGCTGTCCCTGCTGACCGTGGCCTATCCGAAAGACGACCGCACCAAGGCCGTCGGCATCTGGGCCGGTACGGCCGGCTCTGGTGGCGTCATAGGCATGATCGGTTCCGGCCTATTGCTTCGCTTTTGGGACTGGCATGCGATCTTCTGGTCACTGGGTATCGCTGGACTGGTGATTTTCGCGCTGGCGTGCACCGTCGGATCGTCTCGCGACACGGGCGCTCCCCAGATCGACTCGTTAGGCGCAGTACTGATCGGCGCCGCGGGCGCCATCGCCGTGGCCGCGATCCTGGAAGCACCCGGGCGCGGATGGAATGATTCGCTGGTCTGGGGCGGGCTGGTCGTAGGCGCGGTCATCGCCGCAGTTTTCGGTGTCCACCAGTTGCGCCGGGCATCGCGGGGCAGGCAACCACTGCTGGATGTCCGGTTGTTCGCCGACCCGAATTTCGCTACGGGCGTCGCCGCGATCGTCGTCCTGTTCGGCGCCACCTTCGGTTTCTTCTACATCGGCATGCAGTACGTGCAGCAGATCATGGGCTACTCCCCGCTGGCGACCGCAGTCGCGTTCGGGCCCTTTATGTTGCCGCTGGGCATCTTCTCAGCCTTGTCGTTCTGGTATGTGCCCCGGCTGGGTCTGAGGCTGGTGCTGTTCGTCGGCATCCTGCTGACGGCGGTCGGATTCGGGTGCATGTACGGACTCGACCTCCACTCGACATATTTCGAATTCGCCTGGCCCACAATGATTCTCGCCACCGGAATCGGAATCTGCACGGCACCGACAACTTCAGCGATCATGGGTGCCGTTCCCGACGAGAAGCAGGGGGTCGCCTCCGCCGTGAACGACACGTCGCGCGAAATGGGCGGCGCGCTGGGCATCGCGGTGGCCGGTTCCATCCTGGCCGGCCGCTACTCGCACGAGCTCGCGCCGAAGCTGGCGGGCTTTCCCGGACCGATCCGCGGTCAGGCCACCGACTCGCTGGCCAAGGCCGTCGAGATCGCCGCGCGGCTCGGACCCCAGGGGCGGCAGCTCGCCGACATAAGTAAGGCCGCATTCCTGACGGCCCTGCATGCTTCCACCATTACGATGGCCGCGATCGTTGCCGTCGCCGCCGTGGTGATCGGGGTGTGGGCTCCGGGCCGCGACGGCCGTCAGCTGCGCCCGGTGCGCGCCCTGCTGTCGCGGCGTCACAGCTGA
- the mftD gene encoding pre-mycofactocin synthase MftD (MftD, an enzyme found in the mycofactocin biosynthesis locus, performs an oxidative deamination of 3-amino-5-[(p-hydroxyphenyl)methyl]-4,4-dimethyl-2-pyrrolidinone (AHDP). The resulting compound, now called pre-mycofactocin (PMFT), is a biologically active redox cofactor that can oxidize the non-exchangeable NADH of TIGR03971 family SDR-type oxidoreductases.), translating to MADAWFETVAIAQQRAKRRLPKSAYSSLISASEKGVTVSDNVAAFSELGFAPHVVGAQEKRDMTTNVMGQEISLPVLISPTGVQAVHPDGEVAVARAAAARGTAMGLSSFASKPIEEVIAANPKVFFQVYWLGDRDAIAARVERARAAGAVGLIVTTDWSFSHGRDWGSPSIPEKMDFKTIVKMSPEVITKPRWFLQWAKTMRPPELRVPNQGRRGEPGPPFFQAYGEWMGTPPPTWEDIAWLRELWGGPFMLKGVMRVDDAKRAVDAGVSAISVSNHGGNNLDGTPASIRALPAVAAAVGDQIEVLLDGGVRRGSDVVKAVALGARAVMIGRAYLWGLAAAGQPGVENVLDILRGGIDSALMGLGRSSVHDLGPDDILVPPGFTRALGVPSAGA from the coding sequence ATGGCCGACGCATGGTTTGAAACCGTTGCCATCGCGCAGCAACGCGCCAAGCGCCGGCTGCCGAAATCGGCCTACTCGTCGTTGATCTCGGCCAGCGAAAAGGGAGTCACGGTCTCCGACAACGTGGCAGCCTTCAGCGAACTCGGTTTCGCGCCGCACGTCGTCGGCGCGCAGGAAAAGCGCGACATGACGACCAACGTTATGGGGCAAGAGATTTCGCTGCCGGTGCTGATCTCACCGACCGGCGTGCAGGCGGTCCACCCCGATGGTGAGGTCGCCGTGGCGCGCGCCGCCGCCGCCCGCGGTACCGCCATGGGGCTGTCCTCGTTCGCCAGCAAGCCGATCGAAGAGGTCATCGCGGCCAACCCCAAGGTGTTCTTCCAGGTGTACTGGCTGGGCGACCGCGACGCGATCGCCGCGCGGGTCGAGCGCGCCCGGGCGGCCGGAGCGGTGGGCCTGATCGTCACCACCGACTGGAGCTTCTCGCACGGCCGGGACTGGGGCAGCCCGTCGATCCCGGAGAAGATGGACTTCAAGACCATCGTCAAGATGAGTCCGGAGGTCATCACCAAGCCGCGCTGGTTTTTGCAGTGGGCGAAGACCATGCGGCCGCCGGAGCTGCGGGTACCCAACCAGGGCCGCCGCGGCGAGCCCGGCCCCCCCTTCTTCCAGGCCTACGGGGAGTGGATGGGGACGCCGCCGCCGACCTGGGAGGACATCGCCTGGCTTCGCGAACTGTGGGGCGGGCCGTTCATGCTCAAGGGTGTGATGCGCGTCGATGACGCCAAAAGGGCAGTAGATGCGGGAGTTTCGGCGATATCGGTGTCGAACCACGGCGGCAACAACTTGGACGGCACGCCGGCCTCGATCCGGGCCCTGCCCGCGGTGGCCGCGGCCGTCGGCGATCAGATCGAGGTGTTGCTCGACGGCGGCGTCCGGCGCGGGAGCGACGTCGTCAAGGCCGTGGCGCTGGGAGCGCGCGCGGTGATGATCGGCCGGGCCTACCTGTGGGGGCTGGCCGCGGCCGGCCAGCCGGGCGTGGAGAACGTCCTCGACATCCTGCGCGGCGGCATCGACTCGGCGCTGATGGGTCTGGGGCGTTCCTCGGTTCACGACCTGGGACCCGACGACATCCTGGTGCCGCCCGGTTTCACCCGGGCGCTGGGCGTGCCGTCGGCCGGCGCGTAG
- the mftC gene encoding mycofactocin radical SAM maturase (MftC is a radical SAM/SPASM enzyme that catalyzes the first two steps in biosynthesis of the electron carrier mycofactocin from the terminal Val-Tyr dipeptide of the precursor peptide MftA.), with product MTTAAPVPRLIEQFEHGLDAPICLTWELTYACNLACVHCLSSSGKRDPRELSTRQCMDIIDELERMQVFYVNIGGGEPTVRPDFWELVDYATAHHVGVKFSTNGVRITPEVAARLAASDYVDVQISLDGATAEVNDAVRGPGSFDMAVRALENLANAGFADAKISVVVTRHNVDQLDEFAALASRYGATLRITRLRPSGRGADVWEELHPTADQQVQLYDWLVAKGERVLTGDSFFHLAPLGQSGALAGLNMCGAGRVVCLIDPVGDVYACPFAIHDRFLAGNVVSDAGFDNVWKNAPLFRELREPQSAGACGSCGHYDSCRGGCMAAKFFTGLPLDGPDPECVQGHSATALAHERETPRPRADHSRGKRIRQPVPLTLSLRPPAVTPAVPPARMCNESPV from the coding sequence ATGACAACAGCGGCCCCCGTACCCCGGCTGATCGAGCAGTTCGAGCACGGGCTCGACGCGCCCATCTGCCTCACCTGGGAACTGACATACGCCTGCAACCTGGCTTGCGTGCACTGCCTGTCGTCGTCGGGCAAGCGGGACCCGCGCGAGCTGTCCACCCGGCAATGCATGGACATCATCGATGAACTAGAACGCATGCAGGTGTTCTACGTCAACATCGGTGGCGGGGAACCCACTGTGCGCCCGGACTTTTGGGAACTGGTCGACTACGCGACCGCCCACCACGTCGGCGTGAAGTTCTCCACCAACGGCGTCCGGATCACGCCTGAGGTCGCCGCGCGGCTGGCGGCCAGCGACTACGTCGACGTCCAGATCTCGCTGGACGGCGCCACCGCCGAGGTCAATGACGCCGTCCGCGGGCCCGGGTCGTTCGACATGGCGGTACGGGCGCTGGAAAACCTCGCCAACGCCGGTTTCGCCGACGCCAAGATTTCGGTGGTCGTCACCCGGCACAACGTCGACCAGCTCGACGAATTCGCCGCGCTGGCAAGCCGTTACGGAGCCACGCTGCGGATCACCCGGCTCCGCCCGTCCGGGCGTGGCGCCGACGTCTGGGAAGAGCTGCACCCCACCGCCGACCAGCAGGTGCAGCTGTACGACTGGCTGGTCGCCAAAGGCGAGCGGGTGCTCACCGGCGACTCGTTCTTCCACCTGGCCCCGCTCGGCCAATCCGGCGCCCTGGCCGGCCTGAACATGTGTGGCGCGGGCCGCGTCGTGTGCCTTATCGACCCGGTCGGCGACGTGTACGCCTGCCCGTTCGCCATCCACGACCGCTTCCTGGCCGGAAACGTGGTGTCGGACGCGGGATTCGACAACGTCTGGAAGAACGCCCCGCTGTTCCGCGAGCTGCGCGAACCCCAGTCGGCGGGCGCCTGCGGCAGCTGCGGACACTACGACAGCTGCCGGGGCGGCTGCATGGCCGCCAAGTTCTTCACCGGCCTCCCCCTGGACGGCCCGGACCCCGAATGCGTCCAGGGTCACAGCGCGACGGCGCTGGCGCACGAGCGCGAGACGCCGCGCCCCCGGGCCGATCACTCCCGCGGGAAGCGCATCCGCCAACCGGTGCCGCTGACCCTGTCGCTGCGACCCCCGGCGGTCACGCCGGCCGTGCCGCCGGCCCGCATGTGTAACGAAAGTCCGGTGTGA
- the mftB gene encoding mycofactocin biosynthesis chaperone MftB (MftB, a small protein, is a peptide chaperone that assists the radical SAM enzyme MftC in performing two modifications to the C-terminal Val-Tyr dipeptide of the mycofactocin precursor peptide, MftA. MftB's role is analogous to the role of PqqD in the biosynthesis of PQQ, a cofactor that derives entirely from a Tyr and a Glu in the precursor PqqA.) — MRGLLTVPAPAEARTGTPFDPDRGWLLHPQVAVRPEPFGALLYHFGTRKLSFLKNRTILTVVKSLADHADLRSACRAAGVDDAAQAPYLHALGVLVESNMLVPRKDDQ; from the coding sequence GTGCGGGGTCTACTGACCGTGCCCGCACCCGCGGAGGCTCGAACGGGAACCCCGTTCGATCCCGATCGCGGCTGGTTACTCCACCCTCAGGTAGCGGTTCGGCCGGAGCCGTTCGGCGCGCTGCTCTACCACTTCGGTACCCGCAAGCTGTCGTTCCTGAAGAACCGCACCATCCTCACGGTGGTGAAGTCGCTGGCCGACCATGCCGACCTCCGGTCCGCCTGCCGCGCGGCCGGGGTGGACGACGCCGCGCAGGCGCCGTACCTGCATGCGCTGGGTGTGCTCGTCGAGTCCAACATGCTGGTGCCCCGGAAGGACGATCAATGA
- the mftA gene encoding mycofactocin precursor MftA (Mycofactocin is a small molecule electron carrier derived from the final two amino acids, Val-Tyr, of MftA, the mycofactocin precursor. It plays a role in redox homeostasis and the metabolism of alcohols and aldehydes in Actinobacteria, including Mycobacterium tuberculosis.), with amino-acid sequence MDHETETDTQLVTETLVEEVSIDGMCGVY; translated from the coding sequence GTGGATCACGAGACCGAAACTGACACCCAGCTCGTCACCGAGACCCTGGTCGAAGAGGTATCCATCGACGGCATGTGCGGGGTCTACTGA